Proteins from one Anopheles nili chromosome 2, idAnoNiliSN_F5_01, whole genome shotgun sequence genomic window:
- the LOC128724652 gene encoding protein yellow-like, whose protein sequence is MLHIWCLVMLVGTSAPIQISATHFSSVETIKQWNLLNYNFPWDYPVSNKDVFNPENVVATGIEVGYNRIFIATPRLFSGVPATLSSIPRGSHGDSPTLQAYPSWNHHRAGTNEYNCSDIGLVSVYRIRIDSCNRLWALDAGVSRSLEDFDITCPPKILVYDLHTDQVVRRIDFPPEVVRGESLFTNIIVDETTSRSDRHCDDVFVYITDTVAPGIVVYDSGKDLTWRLSHPAMYPDPDFAESRILEHRFTLMDGVVGLAFDPETSILYFQPLATDRLFSVGTDALRAGPLPFGKDLPVKLVGRKSSQGIGLAVAPHGGTIYYSPLSETAVASWNPRSNEHSILAQDQQKIQFAADLRTPDRDNTALYVLTSKFHRFFLKNLDSKEFNTRILRIDGVVKPNAPERLTAISSHAHRFAPPRTTYERIQNSNLYKPPSATLGPYEKSLPISSSLSSDGVKSYSSFVQNFYGKYSQPYIYEPVPMIDSSKPINPFFMLNSGEKTFPPPNVARPQFGLNGEIFIPKINPHFNDFNGLRFPKSLNLNHTAVMH, encoded by the exons ATGTTACATATATGGTGTCTAGTAATGCTGGTTGGTACCAGTGCACCGATCCAGATATCTGCAACACACTTCTCTTCGGTTGAAACAATTAAGCAGTGGAACCTGCTAAATTACAACTTTCCTTGGGACTACCCAGTGTCGAACAAAGACGTTTTCAATCCGGAAAATGTGGTAGCTACCGGGATCGAGGTTGGGTATAATCGTATCTTCATCGCAACACCACGATTGTTTTCTGGAGTGCCTGCAACACTTTCTTCCATTCCACGAGGAAGCCACGGGGACTCTCCTACACTGCAAGCATACCCCTCATGGAACCACCATCGGGCCGGTACTAACGAGTATAATTGCTCGGACATTGGCCTTGTATCAGTCTACCGGATTCGAATCGACTCTTGCAACCGACTGTGGGCACTGGATGCAGGCGTTTCACGCTCGCTAGAAGACTTCGACATCACTTGCCCTCCAAAAATACTTGTATACGATCTGCACACCGACCAAGTGGTGAGGAGGATCGATTTTCCCCCAGAAGTGGTTCGTGGAGAGTCGCTCTTTACAAACATTATTGTCGATGAGACTACGTCGCGGTCAGATCGCCATTGCGACGATGTGTTCGTCTACATTACTGATACAGTTGCGCCTGGCATCGTAGTGTACGATAGCGGAAAGGATCTTACCTGGCGCCTGTCTCACCCAGCCATGTATCCAGACCCCGATTTCGCCGAGTCGAGAATTCTCGAACATCGATTCACTCTTATGGACGGTGTGGTTGGGCTGGCATTCGACCCAGAAACTAGTATTCTATACTTTCAACCGCTAGCAACAGATCG GCTATTCTCGGTCGGTACCGATGCTTTGCGTGCTGGACCACTGCCGTTTGGAAAAGATTTACCCGTAAAGCTGGTCGGGCGAAAATCGTCGCAAGGTATCGGTCTTGCAGTAGCACCACATGGTGGAACTATATATTACTCGCCTTTATCAGAAACAGCTGTTGCTTCTTGGAATCCGAGATCAAACGAGCACAG TATTCTCGCCCAAGATCAgcagaaaattcaatttgctgcGGATCTTCGAACACCTGATCGTGACAATACTGCTCTATACGTGCTAACATCGAAATTCCATCGCTTTTTCTTGAAAAATCTCGATTCCAAAGAGTTCAATACCCGTATTTTACGAATCGATGGTGTTGTCAAGCCAAACGCACCCGAGCGCCTAACTGCAATCTCTTCTCATGCACATCGTTTCGCACCACCTAGGACTACCTACGAAAGAATTCAGAATTCCAACCTGTACAAACCACCATCCGCTACATTGGGTCCATACGAAAAATCCCTACCAATTAGTTCCTCACTATCTTCGGATGGTGTCAAATCGTACTCCTCATTTGTACAAAACTTCTACGGCAAATATTCTCAACCATATATTTACGAGCCGGTTCCTATGATTGACAGTAGCAAACCCATTAATCCATTCTTCATGCTAAATAGTGGTGAGAAAACGTTTCCACCCCCTAACGTAGCAAGACCGCAGTTTGGTTTGAACGGAGAGATTTTCATACCGAAAATCAATCCTCACTTCAATGATTTCAACGGATTGCGATTTCCAAAAAGTCTGAATCTCAATCATACTGCAGTGATGCATTGA